The genomic interval cttaagcccaagagttggaggttactgtgagctgtgacaccactgctctctaccaagggcaacatagtgagactttgtctcaaaaaataaatagataaataaataattttttttttttttacttagaaatgaaatcatttatctCAAAGTCATGTTGCTTACCATGGGAGTATGTGTGTTGGGAGCTGGTGAGTGTGGGCTCCTAGGACAGGCAGGGGATGAGGGAAAACTCCACAGAAAAGGGGTGCCTTCTCCAGGAAAAGCTGGGTGGGCACTGGGGTGGGATGGGAATCACCGCCGCTCCAGCACTGACACAAACTTGCGGATGTCCTGGGCAAGCAGCTCTGGCTCCTCAAAGGCCGCGAAGTGGCCCCCACAGGCCATGAAGGAATAGGAGATGAGTTTCGGGTACTTGAACTtcagccacctttttttttttttttgtagagacagagtctcactgtaccgcccttgggtagagtgccgtggcgtcacacggctcatagcaacctccaactctcgggcccacgcaattctcttgccccagcctcccgagcagctgggactacaggcgcgcgccacaatgcccggctatttttctgttgcagtttggccggggctgggtccgaacccgccacccttggcatatggggccggcgccctactcactgagccacaggcgccgcccgaacttCAGCTACTTTTTAGGCACATGCACTAACTCAGAAGGGAAGGCAGCAAAGCCAGTGGGCACGTGGACTTTCATGCGCTCATGCTTTTGGGCCATCAAGCCCTGTCCCATGTTCTCCTTGTAGAAGCGCTGGGAGGAGACGATGGTACCTGTTGTCCAGTAGAGCATGACATTGGTCATCAGATCTTCCAGGGAGTACTTCCTTTCCAGGCCTCCATCCTCCAGGTTCTGGAATTCCGAATTGGTCCAGGTGGAAAACTTCTCTAGAATATAGGCAGCCAGCCCCACGGGAGAGTCATTCAGAGCACAGCCCACAGTGTCCGGCTTAGTGCTCTGGATATGCAGGTAGCCGCTCTCCCTCATTATGTTGTACAAAAACTTCTCCTTGAAGGGGTACATCAGCTCCATGTCCCTCTTGGAGTAGCCAAAAAGTCCCCCAAAACGCCGTCCCAGGAGAATAGTCAGGGTGAAGAAATTTCTTAAGATCAAAGCCATGTTCAAGTGCAGGCCTTTCACGTGTCTGGGAACCAGCTGGGCCATGTTGGTGCAGATCAGGGAGCCCCAGTCACCACCTTGGATATAGAATTCCTGGAAGCCCAGCCGCAGCATCAGCTTATAAAAGATACTGGCAGTGGCCACTGAATCAAACCCCTTCTTGGAGGATGCCTCTGAGAAGCTGTAGCCAGGAATGGAAGGGCAGATGACTTCACAAATGTGCTCATCACTCAGGCCGTGGTTCTTGGGGTCAGTCAGGAATGGGATAATCTTATAGAACTCGTAGAAAGAGCCAGGCCAACCATGCACCATCAGCAAGGGCTTCAGGCTGCAGCTGGAGGGCAGCTGGGGGGGCTTCACAAGGATGAAGTGGATGTCTAGCCCTTCAATCTTAGTCTTGAAGTGGGGGTATCTGTTGAGAATATCCACCTGCTTCTTCCAGTCAAATTCATTCCGCCAGTAGGAGATGATCTTCTTCAGATAGTTGGTGTTGAAACCGTACTGGAAGTGGCTGTCCTCCAAAGGTGGAGTTAGACGGAACTTACCAATTCTCTGGTGTAAGTCAATGATCTCCTCATCCGATGTTTCTACCTTGAAAGGGCGGATGCTCTCATCTTCCCTGGCTGTGGGTTTCGTACCCGGCCCCCACCACCCATCTTCAAGGGGCAAAGTTTCTTCCTTGTCCTGGGAGATGAACCAGTAGATGACAAAGCCCAGCACTGAGGAGAGGAAAATTTCCAGCCACATGGCTCGGTCTCGGCTCACAGCTCCGGAGGCCCTGGCCGTTCCAGCGGGCGTGGATGCAGCTGGGAGAGTCCTGCTGCGGGCGCCTCCTTGGCTGTCTGCGGCCGCCGGGACGCTGTCCCcgccataaataaaaatttaaaaaaataaaaattgctatttGACAAAAGCCTTTTAAGTTTAATAAAGAAATGGCAATGATATATACAAAAggcaccaaaaaatgtatacacaatttaagaaaggcaaaagctatattaaaattgtaatactcaatatatactgatgtttgttatcttgtatattgtctTGTATCTTTTAACTGCAGAAGTAAAACACGGCTTTTTGTGTCTGAGCTTCACTGAGCttcttaattatatatatttctttcatcagtttaGGAATCTTACAGCCATCATCTCTTCAAAATATTGCCTCTGCTCTATTCCACCTCTTCTTCTGGCACTCCAATTACACTCATGCtagatcttctttttctttttgtatttatttttattttattaccctcagtagagtgccatggtgtcacactgctcacagcaacctccaactcctgggcctaggcgattctcttgcctcagcctccagagtagatgggactataggcgcccgcccataatgcctggctatctttttgttgcagtttggctggggccgggtttgaacctgccacccttggtatatggggctggcgccctatccactgagttacaggcgctgccctggaccttctttttctatctagCCTCCTGCCACTTAAACTTTCCATACCTATGTCTTTCCaggtattttatatacttttttcacGTTTACCTTTTAGTTCACTAGTTCTGTCTTCAGCTGTTTATAATCTCCTGTTAAATCTGTGTGGATTTTTGAACGTAGTTGaaattaaaattcaattaaaatggcAACTGAATTAAAACTTTCCTTAtggctcgacgcctgtggctcaagcagctaaggcttcggccacatccacctgagctggtgggttcaaatcccgcccgggcccaccaaacaacaatgacggctgcaaccaaaaaacagccaggtgttgtagcgggcgcctgtagtcccagctacttgggaggcggaggcaggagaatcgcttaagccagcagttctcaacctgtgggttgcgacccataggttgagaaccactggttaagcccaacagttggaggttgctgtgagctgtgacaccacagcactctacccagggcgacagcttgagactctatttaaaaaaaaaaaaaattaaactgcttGATTATTCTTTACACTTTCTTTGTTTCTGCacatttgcacatttttttcttgagacactctgccacccttggtagagtcatagctcacagcaacctcaaactctggggctctagtgatcctcttgcctcaccctcccaactagttgggactacaggcgcctgccacagtgcccaactatttttagagacaggggctgGTCTGGacctcctgagctctggcaatccactgacctcagcttcccagagtactaggattacagatgtaagccactgcacccagcctctgcACATATTTTCAACTTTATCTTTTATTACCCTAACCATATTAAACATAGGTATTTTATAATCTGTCTGATAATTTCATTATCTGAAATGTATTATGGTGGTCACTGCTGGCTTGCTCTCATGATACCTCATGATTTTGcttaactgctttttaaaaaatttttaccctcccctccccacttaactgccttttattttattttttttttttttgtggtttttggccggggctgggtttgaacccaccacctccggcatatggtactggcgccctactccttgagccacaggcaccgcccttaactGCTGTTTTTAATCAAAGAGTGTCTTCTTACCCTTGGGATTGCATTTATGGGAAACTACAAGGCCTGGGAAGAAGGCGGGCACTTGCAGAGAGAAAAGGGTGGGTATTTTAGTTCCTTCAGGTTGCTATagcaaaatgctttttttttttttttttttttcttgagacaaggtcttactctatGGCCTGGGCTAGAGAGAGcggtggcatcattatagctcactgcaacctcatgggctcaagtgattctcctgcctcagcctcccaagaagtaaagactacaggtatgcaccattacccctggctaatttttctattttttttttttgtaggaaaaaaacagaaaaatttgttttactcttgctcatgctggtctgaaACCGCTGAGCTCAATGATCTCCCACcacaacctcccagagtgctagggttgcaGGTGTGAACTGCCACACCTGGCCCAAAATActcttagactgggtaatttataaacaatagaaatttactgctcgggcggcgcctgtggctcagtcggtaaggcgccggccccatataccgagggtggcaggttcaaacccagccccggctgaactgcaaccaaaaaatagctgggcgttgtggtgggcgcctatagtcccagctactcaggaggctgaggcaagagaatcgcttaagcccaggagttggaggttgctgtgagctgtttgatgccatggcactctaccgagggccataaagtgagactctgtctctacaaaaaaaaaaaaaaaagaaatttactgcTCACatttctagaggctggaaagtccaagaccaagatgccagcagatttagtgtctggtgagggtctcTTCCTCATAGATGGAACCTTCCTGCTGTGTCATCACATGTCTGAAGGGGCAAACAGGTGCCCTTTTATTGGGGCACTAATCTCCTTCACAAGGGCAGAGCTCTCATAACCTAATCACTTCCTAAAGGCCCCAACTCTGTTGGTTCTCAACAAGTGAATTTtgaggagacatcaaccttcagACTATAGCAGTGGGTACCTTGAGAATTTGTGTTTGCTTCTAGCAGGCACCTGAGGGAGTTACCCATTGAACTGGGTAACATCCTATACTGAAGGTTTCTTGGCCCACTCTGTGAATTTCAGCTCCAGTGAAAGCAGTTTCTTATTCTAAGTTTTCAGCATCTATCCCTCACACAATCTTAATTTAGCCTCCAAATTTGAAACTGTTGGTTTTCTTTGCAGTCTCTAAAAAACAGTTAATTGGCCAGgcgcggtgactcatgcctgtaatcccagcaccctgggagaccagggcagatggactgcctgactcaagagttcaagaccagcctgagccagagtgagaacccatctctaaaaaacagctgggccaaCGTTGTGGTGGGagtctgtcatcccagctacttgggaggctgaggcaagagaatcgcttgagcccaagagtttgaggttgctgtgagctatgaggccacagcagtctaccgagggtgacaaagtgagactctgtctcaaaaaaaaaaaaaaaattcccccccATTAGTATTCTATACTTCTTCAAGTATTCTGGCAAAAGAATCAAATCATATCCAAGGGAGAAAGGCTGGACTCAGAACTTTTCAACTGCAATATTCAAGGACTAGGACCCAATGGAGCAACAAGTTGAAAGCTGTGAAAGAGTTAGTGTCTGTGGTAGGGTGAAAAAATGGTCCCCAAAATATACCCATATCCTCACCCCTGAACCCACGTTACCTTATTCAGAAAAAGGATCTTTGCTGAGGTGATTAGAGATCTTGAGATGAGATTATCTTGGACTACCTACCCAGGTAAACCACAAATGCAACACAAGTTCCTTATGAGAGAGGCAGAGGGGATAATGCAGACAGAAAAGAGAAGTTACTTTTGAGCAATGCATCCACAAACTAAGGAATGCCTGCAGCTACCAGAGCTGGAAGACACAAGGAATGGATTCTCCCTTACAGCCTCCAGAGTAAGTCCTGCCAACACTTAGATTTCAGCCTAGTCACAGTGAGTTTAAAATTCTgccctccagaactatgaaagaataaagttctgttattttaagtcactatgtttgtggtaatttatttacagcagcaatagaaaactaatacaataatCTGAGAATATCATACCTAATCGAGTGACTATTTAATCACAATCATATGTTAATTGAAGTCATGGGCATAAATTAGACCAATTAGAGTTCACGACGTAAGAGTGTGCTACTCAAGTCATTGCACTGGGTAACAGCACATTGGTTTCACCAGGACTTCACGAGAAATGTAAAGaatgcctggcttattgtaccctcaatgaatccccaataaaaaacaacaacaacaacaacaacaaaaagatcaaAACGTTCACTTAATACAgatgtattttattgtttgtattaATGGATTATAACTCAATAAAACTTATTggtactaagaaataaaaacaaaaaaaaaataaaacaaaaaaaaagaatgcctctCAGTATTGGCCAACTATTTACCCACTGATTCTAGTCTTTGGTCACTAAGGTTGCCCCCAGACCAAGACTGTGCTGGTATATAGGCTGAGTGGGTTCCTATGGTGTCAGAGAAGGCCTGGGTAGAAAGTGCAAAGACACACAGCAGGTGCCTGAGATGCAGCTCTTTAAGTATGCTGTAGGTAAAGATGGGCTGAGAGAATCAGTTAAGACACCAACTCCTGCACCCCTCAGATCTATTCAGGCAACACATGGAGTCTACTCTGTCAAGATTCTTCAAGGTGAAGGCTGGTTATGACTTCCACAAAAGCCTCAacacaggcagcgcctgtggctcaaaggaatagggccccggccccatataccagaggtgaggggttcaaacccagtcccggccaaaaactgcaaaaaaaaaaaaaagcttcaacaCAAGGTTAGTAGAACAAAGATGGTTCTGACTGCTGCACTTGTCCCACAGTTCCAACAGGTATTCATCATTGTCCCTCCTCCACAGCCTCACCCTCAGCCAGGATTCCAGCAGGCCTACACGGCATGCCATCCCTTCATCTCTGGGGGCTCAGAGCCCTTAGCTGCCTCACCCTTAGCGGGCTGTGGCTGCTGAAAATGTGTTTTTGCTGTTATTACATGGCATGGAAGCACCCAGACTGACAAAAGTGAATCCTCTAGGTGGTCCTCTAAGACCAACTCCTGTTTGCCCCACTGGCCAGCAGCAACCCTACTTTCTTATGATAATCGGGCTCAATTTTACCTTCCTTTTTTGCCTATTATTGGTCCACCAGTATGTGCTCAGAGTGACTTGGTGGTGTTTGCAGATTCAGGTTCAGTGGAGGTGTCCTTCCCTGCACCAGTGGAAGTCCCCTCATGGAAGTGTTCTCCACCTGGGACCAGGCTTTAATTCAGCAGATTCTAAGGTTGTGGAAACAGAATATACAAATTCTACATGTGAGTCGTGGGAATGATGTGTGAGAAGTGACAAATCCCAACCCTTAGGTTCCCAACACCATACGTTGGGTTTTGATTCAGTGTGCatatcccaactactcaggataCTGTCCTAGAGTGAGGGTCTTAGCTAAGCCTttaagacagcagttctcaacccatgGTCattccctttgtaacaatgaaaatacatcgcagtattaggaaggttgagaaccactgctttaagagGTCATTCTATCTTTCTGTTTGAAGGCTGTTTGTGGATAATGCAAGATACTAGAAAAGCAGTGGTTCCCATTACAATCCATGCACTGCCATATCTCCTTTACAGTGCCTTGACACAATTTTATACATGACCCCATGTTGGTaaactgagattcttttttttttttctcgagacagagcctcaagctgtcaccctggtagagtgcagtggcgtcacagctcacagcaacctccaactcctgggctcaagcgattctcctgcctccgcctcccaagtagctgggactacaggcgcctgccacaacgcctggctattttttacttgcagccgtcattgctgtttggcgggcctgggctggattcaaacctgccagctcaggtgtatgtggctggcgccttagccgcttgagctacaggtgctgagcagtAAACTGAGATTCTTGAAGCTCCTGGATTATAATGCTAGCCTGAGACACTGTGGATAAAGAGGGAAAACCCATATCCAGAGCAGGTGTCAATTTCAGTGAGGATGAATCAATGCCCTCTCCTGGGTAGAAAAGATCAGCTATAATCAAGTTGCCACTAAGTGACTAGTCTGTGTCCTTTTTGGATGGTACCATAGCAGGGGCTCAGCTGCAGACAGCAGCAGTAACAATTAAATAGGCCTTGATAAGAGAGGGTCGGTGTACTGGTGGACATAACCTGCACTGTGGCTACCATGTTTCCTCCACTCATGGGCCCACTATCCAAGTTCAGTGGCAGCCAAGGACAGATCTGGCTGCAAACATCCTGTCCACCTGTCTTTTTATTCAGTGATTCCtctgcattgttttttttttttttttttttttttgtagagacagagtttcacttcatggccctaggtagagtgccatggcatcacacagctcacagaacctccaactcctgggcttaagtgattctcctgcctcagcctcccaagtagctgggactacaggcgcctgccacaacaccggctatttttttttttttttgtagagacagagtctcactttatggccggtggtagagtgccatggcatcatacagctcacagcaacctccagctcctgggcttaagcgattctcttgcctcagcctcccgagtagctgggactacaggcgcccgtcacaacgcccggctatttttttgttgcagtttggctgggggggtttgaacccgccaccctcggcatatggggccggcgccctactcactgagccacaggcgccgcccaacaccggctatttttttgttgttgttgcagtttggccggggccaggtttgaacctgccaccctcggtacatggggccggcaccttaccgactgagccacaggtgccgccctgcattcAGTTTTAACAAAAAGCACAAACACACATTTTGTAACCACTCCCATAGATATCTTCTTCCTCAGACGTCCTTGCCTCTAATCTTCCCCCTTTGCTCTTTACAGGTCCCTGACCAACCATCAGGACATCTATCACATCCTAGAAGTATATATGCATTTCTGCCTTAAGCCACTGCTTCATCCCCTCCCTCCATACAAAGTGAATGTCCAAGTGTGTTGTTTGAAGCTCTGCCTTATGGAGAAGTTCCCCCTCACTGCTGTCTATTAGAGCCACCCTGAGTGGGACTATAGCACAGCAGCAGATCATTTTCAGCACATATCAACATATCTGACCCATCTGTGAACCAgacctgtattttttttcctgtcttctaaGAGATCACGGTACAAAAAGGTAGAAGTTGGCCATAGCCAACTCATCCTGTAAATGACTGTGGCCCTCTAGAAAAGTTTGGGTCCATCTTGGAGAATACCTTTTTCATAGCACAATGACTTGCTACTGACTTTTGACTGATTCACTTGGTGGTTGTGATAATAGCCAGCACAGGACAGACAGATTCTGTCACATAATCACATACACAGTCTTCTTGGGTCTGGTGCCAAAGACTGTTTTCACTTGGTGAGTTCTCTGCTAcagaagggatggtcatcttGCCCCAGCTGCAACTTTCCTGTTGGGGTTTGCCAGAGGTGCCACACAGGGTCCTTATGTACCAGAAATAAACCCACCCCTCATCCACTGGTTCTGCTAAGTGGCAGGATAGGCTGTCCTTCAATCCAGATCTTCAGCAGAGCCCTTTTTCCTCTGAGCCCCACTCAAAACTGGCAGTTCTCTAAGTTACTCAATAAATGGGTCAGAACAGTATTCCCAAATGTAGTACATACTGATTCCAAAACCCAGAAGTGCTTCAGGTGCTATGCCTCCTTCTTTGTTAGGGATGCAGGATCCAATAGTTGGTCCTCActttagagatgatgtcttggcTTGCCCTAGAATAGTCCATCCCTAAAAATGTCACAGATATGGCAGGCTCCAGAACTTCTGAGGGTTTATCTCTCATCATCCTTGCCATGCATTGTCTTACCACTGGGTGCCCCATAAACTTCTTGGTCCTCTTTTTGATGATCTTGGGCTTCACAAGCAGTTTGAGGGTGGCCATGATGCTGAATAGTAGATGGTGCCACCTCAGGCAGCCCTGAGGAAGAGAACTGTAGGATTCTTCTTGAAAGCAACCAAGCCTATCAACAGGCTGAGTCTCAGAACCCGCTCTGTGTAAATACAGAGTGAGAGATCATGATCTTCCACTGCAGGAACTGACATTAACCTGATGATTACCAATTAATTCTTGATGTATTTCTCATTATCCAGATAAAACATTCTGATGCCCCTCTATTTACCCCCCAAAATACAATAGTTTGACAGGTACTGTCACAGACTCCTGTGGGTCAAGTCTTCCTGGCTGCCATGTCAGGCGGGAGCAGAAGCAGATATGCAGCAGCTGAGTGCACTCTGGCCAGGAGACACTGATGTAGCCCTGGGAGGTGTCTGCTTCAAGATTTGAGCCTTCACGTGCTCCTGGGATTGAGTCTGTAATAGGTTCTAGGTCTGGAGGCAAGGAGGGGTAGCAGAGGAGGGCATAAAGACCTTAATTTCCTGAAGGGCAACAAAACCTTCAACATTCAGAGGTGCACTTCTACTGGCAGTCTCGGCGGTGACTGGGGGGTTAGCGCGCCTGGAGTCATCGGAATTGTCCCAAGGGCGCCCCGCACCCCCACCCTCTGTGTCTCTCATACACACTCTCTCCTCGGGGCCGCCCCCTCAGGATAGCCCCACGCGCCGGGTGCTGCCCGCCCGCTAGACCACCccgggggcagggaagggagggaaggagcacTTTCGTCGGACCTGCTGCAGCCGCCGCCCGCGCTGCTCCCACCGCTCCCCGACCACGTCGAAGGTCGGTCTTCTCTCACCTGCGCCTTCCCACGCCACTTGCCCTGGAGCGCTAGCTCACTCCACTACCGCTGTCTGCCAACTAGCGCCGCGGAAGAAGGCCGCCTGGTCCACGTGATACGCCATTCTGATGCACGCCCGCCGCTCACGACGCTTCTGATTGGTCCATCCATGTTCTTGATTCCGGGCCACCGTCTAAATAGCGGCTAATCTTTCGAGCGGCCCCGCCCAAAGGGAGCATCAGAGCCCGCTACAAAGAGGCAGGCCACTGGCTGTAGCCCCGAACAGGGGCTGGACGCGACGGAGACCCGCTGGATTCGGCCTTCCGAAAGAGCCCCGGAAACAGGGTCACGGACAGAGCCGAGCACTGCCGGGAAGAGCCGATTAGAGCCGGAGAGACCCGAGTATAACCGGAGAAGCGAAGACCGGCCGGAAGGAGAGCCGAGTGCGGCCGGAAGGAGCCGAGCCTGTCCGAAGGAGGCGGAGCGCGGCTGGGCGTTGGGCCTACCGAGCCCGCGCCATGGCGGCGGAGGGGACTGATGTGGCCGGAGGCGGGGCTGTTGGTGGCCGCCTGGCCAAGGACCTCTTGCGGCAATCTAACAGCCTAGACGCGGTCCCGAACCGGCGGCGCTTCTCGTCGCTGTCGCGTGACGCCGAGCACCGAGCCTACCAGTGGTGCCGAGAGTACTTGGGCGGGGCCTGGCGCCGACTGCACCCGGAGGAGCTGAGGGTTTACCCCGTGAGGTGGGAGGTCAGGGGTCAGCCTCTCTGGTGCGTGGGTTGAGGTCAGGGGTCGCGGTCATCCCCGGGGCCCTCCAGACACTCCAAATTTTTGCAAACCCCAAGTGCCCGctcctggggcagggcaggggcggTTCTGAGGCTGGCCTAGCCGGGAGGGGACCCGGAGCCGACCCGGGCTGAGTACACCTGCTGTGCGTCTGCAGCGGAGGCCTCAGTAACCTGCTCTTCCGCTGCTCGCTCCCGGACCACCTGCCTAGCGTTGGCGAGGAGCCCCGGGAGGTCCTGCTACGGCTGTATGGGGCCATCCtgcaggtgaggagggagggaagccTCAGCGGCCAGTGGCTTTAAGACCTGTCACTTAAGTAGTATTGTCCCTAATGCGCATTTGAAAACACTGAAGCTCATGATCTGAGTAACCCCGAAGCCTCTAGGCAATAGAACCAGAGTCCTAGCTATGGTGGGAGGAGAAAGTAGATCCTCTTCTGTGTGCTAGTGCCACTTTGCCTTGGGCCCCTCCTGATTGGGCCCCTTTGCTGGCCATCTTCCTTCAGGGCGTGGACTCTCTGGTCCTCGAAAGCGTGATGTTTGCCATCCTTGCAGAGCGGTCACTGGGGCCCCAGCTCTACGGAGTTTTTCCGGAGGGCCGGCTAGAACAGTACATCCCAGTACGAGCCAAGCCCTGCCCGCTCCTCCCCAAGGcacctgcccccagcccctccctacCCCCAGTGTCCGCCTTCACATCCCTCACCCCA from Nycticebus coucang isolate mNycCou1 chromosome 3, mNycCou1.pri, whole genome shotgun sequence carries:
- the LOC128581375 gene encoding epoxide hydrolase 1-like, which encodes MWLEIFLSSVLGFVIYWFISQDKEETLPLEDGWWGPGTKPTAREDESIRPFKVETSDEEIIDLHQRIGKFRLTPPLEDSHFQYGFNTNYLKKIISYWRNEFDWKKQVDILNRYPHFKTKIEGLDIHFILVKPPQLPSSCSLKPLLMVHGWPGSFYEFYKIIPFLTDPKNHGLSDEHICEVICPSIPGYSFSEASSKKGFDSVATASIFYKLMLRLGFQEFYIQGGDWGSLICTNMAQLVPRHVKGLHLNMALILRNFFTLTILLGRRFGGLFGYSKRDMELMYPFKEKFLYNIMRESGYLHIQSTKPDTVGCALNDSPVGLAAYILEKFSTWTNSEFQNLEDGGLERKYSLEDLMTNVMLYWTTGTIVSSQRFYKENMGQGLMAQKHERMKVHVPTGFAAFPSELVHVPKKWLKFKYPKLISYSFMACGGHFAAFEEPELLAQDIRKFVSVLERR